CACGAGCGCCGTCGTGTCGGCGGCGCCCTGCGGGAGTCCGAGGTCCACGAGGTACGGCGCGAGGTCGGGTGCCAGCGTCGAGCCGCCGTACGCGGCCGAGAAGAAGCCGGCGACGGTGACCCCGATCTGGACGGCGGCGAGGAACCGGTTGGGGTCGCGAGCGACGGCGGCCACCTTCGCGCCGCGGGCACCCTGGCGCGCGAGCTGGGTGAGTTGGCTGCCGCGCAGCGACACGAGCGCGATCTCGGTGGCGGCGAACACGCCGCCCACCAGGACGAACAGCACGACCAGGCCGAGGTTGAGGAAGGTCTGGGAGTCCATCAGCCCCGTTCACCCCCCGCCGTGGCGGGACGTGAACGGCGGGGACATCGGGGGTCGTCCATGGCCCGAACGCTAGCGAACCCCCCCAGCCCGGGCGGTCCTGAGCAGCCTCATCCGGCGCGGGGGATCCGCGCTGCCACGTCGCCGTGGTCCGCTCGTGACGACAAGGGGGTCGTGATGTGTCGTTGGCTCGCATACTCGGGTTCACCGGTGCTCCTGGAGGACCTGCTCTACAAACCGGCCAACTCCCTGGTCGTGCAGAGCAGGCACTCGCAGCTCGGCGTGGAGACCGTCAACGGCGACGGCTTCGGCGTCGGCTGGTACGGCGCCGAGGACACCCCCGGCCTCTACCACTGCACCGAGCCGGCGTGGAACGACCGCAACCTGAAGGAGCTGTCGGCGCACGCGCGGGCGGGGCGGGTCTTCGCCCACATCCGCGCCTCGACGGGCACGGCGGTGCAGCAGACCAACTGCCACCCGTTCCGCCACGGCCGCTGGCTGTGGATGCACAACGGGGCCATCACCGACTTCCCGGTCCTCAAGCGCGACCTGGTCCTCGCGGTCGACCCGGACCTCTACCCGCAGATCGAGGGCTCGACGGACTCGGAGGTCTTCTTCTTCCTCGCCCTCTCCCTCGGGCTCCGGGAGGACCCGCCGGCGGCGGTCGCCCGCGCGGTCGGGGTGGTCGAGGAGGTGGGGCGCAGCCACGGCGTCGCCCTCCCGATGCAGATGACGGTCGCCACCACGGACGGCGAGACCACCTGGGCGTTCCGCTACTCCAGCGAGGGTCGGTCGCGGTCGCTCTTCCACAGCACCGACGTCTCGACCCTCCGGCAGCAGTACCCGGACAACCCGGTCCTCCACGACCTCTCCGACGACGCCCGGCTGGTGGTGTCGGAACCGCTGGGTGACCTGCGCGGCGCGTGGCGGGAGGTGCCCGAGTCCACCTGCGTGGTGGTCCGGGAAGGGAACGAGGAGCTGCTGCCGTTCGGGCCGGCCTGAGGGTCCGCGGGCCCCTCGGGTCGACGGCTAGCGTGGACGGATGCCGAACCGACTCGCCGACGCCACGTCGCCGTACCTGCTGCAGCACGCCGACAACCCCGTCGACTGGTGGGAGTGGCAGCCCGAGGCCTTCGAGGAGGCGCGGCGCCGGGACGTGCCGGTGCTGCTCAGCGTCGGGTACGCCGCGTGCCACTGGTGCCACGTCATGGCGCACGAGTCGTTCGAGGACGAGGCGACGGCGGCGTACCTCAACGAGCACTTCGTCAGCATCAAGGTCGACCGCGAGGAGCGGCCCGACGTCGACGCGGTCTACATGAACGCGACGACAGCGATGACCGGGCACGGTGGCTGGCCGATGACCTGCGTGCTCGACCACGACGGCAACCCGTTCTTCGCCGGCACCTACTTCCCCGACCAGCCGCGGCACGGCCAGCCCAGCTTCCGCCAGGTCCTCGAGGCACTGGCCGAGGCCTGGCGGGACCGCGCCGACGACGTACGCCGGGTGGCGACGAACCTGCGCGACCACCTGCGCCAGCCGCTAGCGGCGGCGGCCGCGCCGATCGGGGCCGACGCCCTCGACGCGGCGGTCCGGACGCTCCAGGGCGAGCTGGACGCCGAGCGGGGCGGCTTCGGTGGGGCGCCGAAGTTCCCGCCGTCGATGGTGCTGGCGTTCCTGCTGCGCCACGGCTCGGATGACGCGCTCGCGATGGCGGGGCAGACCCTGGAGGCGATGGCTCGTGGTGGCATCCACGACCAGCTCGGCGGGGGGTTCGCGCGCTACAGCGTCGACGCCGGCTGGGAGGTCCCGCACTTCGAGAAGATGCTCTACGACAACGCCCTGCTGCTGCGGGCCTACGCCGAGTGGGGGACCGACGTCGGTGTCTGGGCGGCCGAGGGGATCGCCGACTTCCTGCTCGCCGAGCTGCGCACTGCCGAGGGCGGCTTCGCCTCCGCGCTGGATGCCGACTCCGAGGGTGCCGAAGGCACCTACTACGTCTGGACGCCCGCGCAGCTGACCGAGGTGCTCGGTCCCGAGGACGGCCCGTGGGCCGCCCGCTGGCTGGAGGTCACGGAGACCGGCACCTTCGAGCACGGAGCCTCCACGCTGCAGCTGCGCGAGGACCCCGACGACCTCGAGCGGTGGTTCGACGTCCAGCGCCGGCTCCGGGCTGCGCGCGAGGAGCGGGTGCGGCCGGCCCGCGACGACAAGGTGGTCGCCGCCTGGAACGGGCTCGCGATCAGCGGGCTGTGCGTGGCGGGCACGCTGCTCGGGGTCCCGTCGTACGTCGACGCGGCCGAGGCGGCGGGGGCCCTGCTGTGGCGGGTGCACCTCGTGGGCGGCCGGCTGCGACGGGTCTCGCGCGACGGTGTCGTGGGCGCTCCCGCCGGGGTGCTCGAGGACCACGGCTGCGTCGCGGCCGGCTTCCTCGACCTGCTGCAGGCGACGGGTGAGACGGTCTGGTTGGAGCGCGCGGGCGTGCTGCTGGACGGTGCGCTCGAGCACTTCAGGACCGACGACGGCGGCTTCTTCGACACCGCCGACGACGCCGAGGCGCTGATCGCGCGTCCGCGGGACCCCTCCGACAACGCCTCGCCGTCCGGGCTGTCGTCGATGGTGCACGCCCTGGCGACGTACGCCGCCCTCACCGGCTCGGGCCGCCACAGCGACGCGGCCGAGGCGGCCCTGGCCACCGTCGCTCCGATCGCCGGGAAGGCGCCCCGCTTCGCGGGCTGGTCGCTGGCCGCCGCCCAGGCGATGCTGGAGGGCCCCGAGGAGATCGCGGTCGTGGGTCCGGCCGGTCCGGATCGGGACGCGCTCGCGCTGGCGGCCCGCCGCCGTCGCGGCGCGGTCGTGGTGGTGGCCGACTCCGCCCGCGACGACGTCCCGCTGCTGCGTGACCGCCACCCCGTCGACGGCCGGCCGGCGGCGTACGTCTGCCGGCACCTGGTGTGCGAGCGGCCGGTCACCGACCCGTCCTGGCTCTGATCGCGGCGTGTGCCTGAGACCGGTCCCTGCGCCGGTCTCAGGCACACGCCGCGAAAAAGGGGAGACTCAGCGCAGCGAGTACGTCGCCAGCGAGACGCCGACGTAGTGGCTGACGAACGCCAGGATCGTGAAGGTGTGGAACACCTCGTGGAAGCCGAACCAGCGCG
This genomic interval from Nocardioides euryhalodurans contains the following:
- a CDS encoding class II glutamine amidotransferase, which translates into the protein MLLEDLLYKPANSLVVQSRHSQLGVETVNGDGFGVGWYGAEDTPGLYHCTEPAWNDRNLKELSAHARAGRVFAHIRASTGTAVQQTNCHPFRHGRWLWMHNGAITDFPVLKRDLVLAVDPDLYPQIEGSTDSEVFFFLALSLGLREDPPAAVARAVGVVEEVGRSHGVALPMQMTVATTDGETTWAFRYSSEGRSRSLFHSTDVSTLRQQYPDNPVLHDLSDDARLVVSEPLGDLRGAWREVPESTCVVVREGNEELLPFGPA
- a CDS encoding thioredoxin domain-containing protein, with product MPNRLADATSPYLLQHADNPVDWWEWQPEAFEEARRRDVPVLLSVGYAACHWCHVMAHESFEDEATAAYLNEHFVSIKVDREERPDVDAVYMNATTAMTGHGGWPMTCVLDHDGNPFFAGTYFPDQPRHGQPSFRQVLEALAEAWRDRADDVRRVATNLRDHLRQPLAAAAAPIGADALDAAVRTLQGELDAERGGFGGAPKFPPSMVLAFLLRHGSDDALAMAGQTLEAMARGGIHDQLGGGFARYSVDAGWEVPHFEKMLYDNALLLRAYAEWGTDVGVWAAEGIADFLLAELRTAEGGFASALDADSEGAEGTYYVWTPAQLTEVLGPEDGPWAARWLEVTETGTFEHGASTLQLREDPDDLERWFDVQRRLRAAREERVRPARDDKVVAAWNGLAISGLCVAGTLLGVPSYVDAAEAAGALLWRVHLVGGRLRRVSRDGVVGAPAGVLEDHGCVAAGFLDLLQATGETVWLERAGVLLDGALEHFRTDDGGFFDTADDAEALIARPRDPSDNASPSGLSSMVHALATYAALTGSGRHSDAAEAALATVAPIAGKAPRFAGWSLAAAQAMLEGPEEIAVVGPAGPDRDALALAARRRRGAVVVVADSARDDVPLLRDRHPVDGRPAAYVCRHLVCERPVTDPSWL